The genome window AGGTGGTGTTGCCTTTTTAAAATCGCCTGTAGGTCAGATGTTCCACCAGTTTTTTGGTGAAAACATGTTACGTGCTGATGTCTGTAACGCGGTCGATGAATTAGGTCAGTTGCTGGATCACACTGGTCCTGTAGCAGCTTCTGAGCGCAATGCCGCTCGTATTTTTAACGCCGACCATTTATTTTTTGTGACCAACGGCACGTCAACCTCCAACAAAATTGTCTGGAACTCCACAGTAGCTCCGGGTGACATAGTGGTTGTTGACCGTAACTGCCATAAATCTATTTTGCACGCCATTATGATGACGGGCGCTGTGCCGGTGTTCTTAATGCCAACGCGCAACCATTACGGCATCATTGGTCCTATTCCACGTAGTGAGTTTGAACCTGCAACTATCCGTAAGAAGATGATGGCAAACCCATTCTGCCGTGAGAAACTGGAACAAAATCCAGATGTTAAACCACGGGTTTTGACTATTACTCAGTCGACTTATGATGGCGTCTTGTATAACGTCGAAGAAATTAAGTCGATGCTCGACGGCGAAATCGAAACTCTGCACTTTGATGAAGCCTGGTTACCTCATGCAGCTTTCCACGATTTTTATGGTGACTACCATGCCATAGGTGAAGGCCGTCCGCGTTGTGAAACTTCGATGGTGTTCTCGACTCAGTCGACGCACAAACTGTTGGCCGGTATTTCACAGGCATCACAAATCCTGGTGCAGGACGCGAAACAGAACAAGCTGGATCAGCATTTGTTTAACGAAGCCTACCTGATGCATACCTCAACCAGTCCACAGTACGCCATTATCGCCTCCTGTGACGTGGCTGCTGCCATGATGGAAGCGCCAGGTGGTACAGCCTTAGTGGAAGAGTCACTGGACGAAGCTTTAGAATTCCGTCGTGCTATGCGTAAAGTGGACGACGAATACGGTGATGACTGGTGGTTCAAGGTGTGGGGGCCGGATGATTTAACAGACGAAGGTCTGGATCACCGCGATGCCTGGATGTTAAAAGCGGGTGAAAGCTGGCATGGTTTCGGTGATATTGCCGAAGGTTTTAACCTGCTCGACCCAATCAAAGCGACCATTTTAACGCCTGGTTTAAACGTAGACGGCGACTTTGATGATTCAGGTATTCCGGCTGCTATCGTAGCTAAATACTTGTCTGAACACGGTGTCGTCATTGAAAAAACCGGTCTGTACTCGTTCTTCATTATGTTCACCATCGGCATAACCAAAGGCCGCTGGAATACCATGGTGACAGCGCTGCAGCAGTTTAAAGACGATTACGATAAAAACGCCCCTCTGTGGCGGGTATTGCCTGAGTTTATCGCCAAGTACCCACAGTACGAACGTATTGGCTTAAAAGATTTATGTGACCAAATTCACCAGATTTACCGTGAAAACAACGTCGCTAAGATGACCACTGAGATGTATTTGTCTGAGCTGGTACCAGCCATGAAACCATCCAAAGCTTTTGCCGCTATGGCACATAAAGAGCTGGATCGGGTGCCGCTGGATGATCTGATAGGCCGCATTACCGCCGTGATGTTAACACCTTACCCACCAGGTATCCCACTGTTGGTGCCGGGTGAAGTGTTTAATACCATCATTGTGGATTACCTGAAATTCGCCCGCGAATTTAATGGTTCTTTCCCAGGCTTCGAGACCTATATTCATGGTCTGGTTTGTGAAGAACGTAACGGTAAAAAAGAATACTTTGTTGATTGCGTAAAGGCTCAATAAGTCACAGGGTCAGAGCCTTGGCTCTGACCCTCATATTGAATTTTGAGACCTGATTTGCGGGTCAGAGCTGATACCTCTGACCCCTAGCTATAACTGATAACAATGGCAAATCGCTTGCCAGGCTTGTTCCGGTGTATCGACAAACTGGATCAGCTGCATATCTTCCGCTCTGATCAGTCCTTCCTCGACCAGCAGGTCAAAGTTAATCAAACGGCTCCAAAAGTTTTTGTCATACAGGATCACAGGCACTGTATTGGCTTTGCCGGTTTGCAATAACGTCAGGGTTTCGAACAGCTCATCCAAAGTACCAAAACCACCAGGGAAGGCGACTAAAGCCCGTGCACGTTGTAAAAAGTGCATTTTGCGAATGGCAAAATAGTGGAACCGAAAGCAAAATTGGGGCGTGATATAAGGGTTGGGTTTTTGCTCGTGCGGCAGCACTATGTTCAGGCCAATACTTTGACCGCCCGCCTGATAGGCGCCTTTGTTCGCTGCTTCCATGACACCAGGGCCCCCACCGCTGATAATCATCAAGGAAGTATCAGGGCAGCTTTGGCTATGCTCTGTCACAATACGTGAAAACTGCGCCGCAGCTTCATAATAGGCACTGTTTTTGAGCTGACGCTCCGCCACTTTGAGCTTTTGCTGCAGTTCCAAAGCTTCAGGGTATTGCGCCAATTGAGTCCTGGCTTCGGCCACCATTTGTTCAGCCTGTTGACGCGATACAAAGCGGGCGCTGCCAAAGACTACCACTGTGGCTTTAATTTGATTTTGTTCGAGGATCAGCTGGGGTTTTAAATACTCCAGTTGTAAACGCACATGCCGTAATTCGTCCTGCATTAAAAAGTCATTGTCCGCAAAAGCGAGTCGATAGGATGGATGCTCAAGTAAATCCTGACTTTGCTGTTCTGTCGCTTCTCGGGCAGAACTCAGATGGCGTTGATACAGGGGGATGTCACCAGACATAAAGATGCTCCTCAGATCTTAAATCTATATATACCCACATAAGCTAACACATTGTTGATATAGGCCAATCTTTTAACACTTCAGTTCAGCTATAACATAGATAGAACAGGACAAGAGGAGAACGCTTTATGCCATTAGATGCCAGTTTAACCTTTTTAGGGGCCGCAGAGCAGGTCACAGGCTCTTGTTATCTGTTGAAGCTGCAAGACCAACAAATTTTGCTGGACTGTGGCATGACTCAGGGCGAAAACCAAATCACCGAATGGAATAAATTCCGTTTTGCCTTTCGCCCCAAAGATATCGACTACGTGATTTTGTCGCACGCTCATATAGACCATAGTGGTTTATTGCCATTGCTGGTGGCTAAAGGCTTTCAGGGCAAAATTTATTGTACTCAGGGCACGGCCTTATTGCTGGGCGTGTTATTAAAAGATTCAGTGCATCTGTATTTAAAAGATCTGGAATGGCAAAACAAGCAGTTGGCACGACAAGGTAAAAAGCTGCTGGATCCAGTCATGGCGGTACAGGATGTAGAGCTGGTGTTGGAGTGCTGTCATCCGGTAGGGTACAAGCAAAAAGTCACAGTCTGTGAAGGGCTGGAGCTGGAGTTTTTGGATGCGGGTCATATTCTTGGTTCTGCCATAGTGCAGCTTGCAATCAAGCAAGGCAAGGCGATGCGTCAGTTGGTATTTTCCGGTGATTTGGGTAACCCTGCTACAGTGCTGATGCCAGATCCAAGCCCGGTGAAAACGGCTGATCTGGTGCTGATGGAAAGTACCTATGGCGATCGCAACCACCAGCCATTACAAAACACTTTAGAAGAATTTGCTACTGCGCTGGAAGAAGCACATAAAGCAGGCGGCAATGTGTTTATTCCGGCTTTTGCTTTGGGCCGTAGTCAGGAAATATTGTATTACCTTGGGCTTTTGTACCATCAAGGCCGGTTGAAACAAAAAATGGTGGTGCTGGACAGTCCTATGGCGATAGAGATCACCAAAATCTACAGCGAGCTGATGGCTGAGTTTGATCGCAAAGACACCAAAGTGCTGCAGGGATATGGCGCCCGTGACTTGCAATCCTTTTTGCCTATCTTGCGCCTTGCGTCCAGTATGGAAGAATCGATGGCATTAAACCGGGTCAGTGGCGGTGCTATTGTCATTGCAGGTTCTGGCATGTGTAATGGGGGCCGTATTGTGCATCATTTAAAACACAACTTATGGAAAAGTAGCAATCATCTGATTTTTGTCGGTTTTCAGGCCAAAGGTACTTTAGGTCGTCGACTGGTCGATGGCGAAAAGCGGGTGAAGTTGTTTGGGCAGAATATAGCAGTCAAAGCCACAGTCCATACCATAGGTGGATTTTCCGCTCACGCTGGTCAGGATGAGTTAGTAGGCTGGGCCAGAATGATTGGCGGCCAGCCACGATTTTATCTGGTGCACGGAGAACCTAAAGCTCAGCAGGCGCTGCAGAGCCGTATGATGGACTACGGTCTGCATTGCCAGATTGCCGAAAAAGGTCAGCAAATTAAACTATAAGGGTCGTTGCGTCACTACTGTTGGGCTGACATCTTCACTTGGATAGCAGCCCAATACTTTGACAAAACGGGTGATGCGGTTCAGTTCATCCAAAGCGCGGGTCATGGCGTAATCGCCTAAATTGGCAAATACATCAACATAAAACATCTCTTCCCATGGATTGCCAGGAATAGGGCGTGATTCCAGTTTACCCATGCTGATGCCGTGTTGTTTCAGCACTGTTAAGGCATCGACTAAAGCGCCGGGCTGCTGGCCTGTGTACATAATAAAAGTGGTTTTTGCTGGTATGGCTTTCGCTACATTAATAGCTTTGCGCGCCACCACAATAAAACGACTGGCGTTGTCTTTTTGGTTGGCTAAACCGCGGCCTAACACTTCTAAACCATACAACTTGCCACCTTCTTCACCGCCAATAGCCACTACAGATTTATCCTGAGCTTTACGCACCCGCTCAAAGGCATCAGAGGAAGCATCACAGTATTCAATTTTAACGTTGGATAAGCCTTGTAAATAATTACTGCACTGGGCTATGACCTGAGGGTGAGCGCAAATCTGACGGATTTTACTCAATTCTGTGCCTTCCACTCCCAACAAACAGTGTTCGATAGGGTGGGTCAGTTCGCCGACTATCGACAAACGGGTGTGCTGCAGCAAGTCGTAGACTTCGTTGATACTACCGGATGAGGTGTTTTCGATAGGCAACACTGCATAGTCGGCATGACCTGTTTCTACCGCCTGCACTATTTCGTTAAAACTATCACAGCCAATTTCAATCAGCTTTTCAGCACGGCGCGTGAAGTACTTTTGAGTGGCCCAGTAGCTGTATGAACCCTGACGGCCTAAAAAGGCGACACGACAGACAGGACCATTGTCGCCATTCAGTTGCCCTTGCACTTTGGCTTGCTGCTGCAGCACTGAGTCTTCAATAATCACATGGTAAATTTTAGTGACGTACTGAGCGTCCAGGCCTAGTGTTTTGCCACGTTCAATCAGTGACACCAGCAACTCTTCTTCCCGTTTCTGATCGCGAATAGGTTTGTTTTGTGCCAGTTTGGCATCGGCTACGCTTAAGGCGAGCTGGCGTCGGGTGGCCAACAATTGCAGCAAGTCTTTATCTGTACTGCTGATCTGCTGGCGAATGTGGTCTAAATCTATGCTCATAAAAGCGTCCTTTAAGCTAAAAAAAACCTCCCGATGGTGGGAGGTTTTTTGGTTTATCACGCGCGCGCGACTTACCGCCTCCCCGTTGGGGTGGTAAAGAGGCGAAAAAAGCGTGCGATCTGAATTTGTTTCATGGCCACCACAATAGTAAGTCTGGACGTCTAAAGTCAAGCTTTAGGTTGCAACTTCATCAAGTATTTTTGCTCACTAGGCAAAAAGCCCAGAGGCTGCTCCTTTAACCAGAAGTCGTGGTCGGCATCATAAAATGGCGATAACGGATGCCCAGACTGACCTGCTGGGATCACTAAAATACCTTCGGCTTCTTTGCCTGGAGACACCACCATACGCTCCGACTGGCCATGCACTTTGTTTTGCACCCGTGGCATATGGCTGTCGCCATTCATCGGCATAGCAGGCATATTCAACCAGTCGCCGAAAAAGGGTACTGCAGCTGAAAGTGGATGCACTATAGCGCTTTGATTGATGTTGCCCCAACTGGCGTTGGCTAAACTGCCATAATTGGTTTCCAGCTTTTGTTTGCTTTGCAGCACAGCTTGTTGCAATAAGGTACGCCACGAGCTGAAATCAGCAGGCAGAGTATCTGTGCGCTGCTGCTGGAGCATTTGCCAGCCTGCGGTTTCCAGCGAA of Rheinheimera sp. MM224 contains these proteins:
- a CDS encoding arginine/lysine/ornithine decarboxylase, producing the protein MRFYFPLIIIDEDFRTENTSGSGIRELAAAIEAEGMDVVGYTSYGDLTSFAQQQSRAAGFILSIDDEEFGGGSVEDSQSVLENLKGFVDKIRHRNPDIPIYLYGETRTSRHIPNAILRELHGFIHMHEDTPEFVARHIIREAKSYLDTLAPPFFRALTNYAQDGSYSWHCPGHSGGVAFLKSPVGQMFHQFFGENMLRADVCNAVDELGQLLDHTGPVAASERNAARIFNADHLFFVTNGTSTSNKIVWNSTVAPGDIVVVDRNCHKSILHAIMMTGAVPVFLMPTRNHYGIIGPIPRSEFEPATIRKKMMANPFCREKLEQNPDVKPRVLTITQSTYDGVLYNVEEIKSMLDGEIETLHFDEAWLPHAAFHDFYGDYHAIGEGRPRCETSMVFSTQSTHKLLAGISQASQILVQDAKQNKLDQHLFNEAYLMHTSTSPQYAIIASCDVAAAMMEAPGGTALVEESLDEALEFRRAMRKVDDEYGDDWWFKVWGPDDLTDEGLDHRDAWMLKAGESWHGFGDIAEGFNLLDPIKATILTPGLNVDGDFDDSGIPAAIVAKYLSEHGVVIEKTGLYSFFIMFTIGITKGRWNTMVTALQQFKDDYDKNAPLWRVLPEFIAKYPQYERIGLKDLCDQIHQIYRENNVAKMTTEMYLSELVPAMKPSKAFAAMAHKELDRVPLDDLIGRITAVMLTPYPPGIPLLVPGEVFNTIIVDYLKFAREFNGSFPGFETYIHGLVCEERNGKKEYFVDCVKAQ
- a CDS encoding TIGR00730 family Rossman fold protein: MSGDIPLYQRHLSSAREATEQQSQDLLEHPSYRLAFADNDFLMQDELRHVRLQLEYLKPQLILEQNQIKATVVVFGSARFVSRQQAEQMVAEARTQLAQYPEALELQQKLKVAERQLKNSAYYEAAAQFSRIVTEHSQSCPDTSLMIISGGGPGVMEAANKGAYQAGGQSIGLNIVLPHEQKPNPYITPQFCFRFHYFAIRKMHFLQRARALVAFPGGFGTLDELFETLTLLQTGKANTVPVILYDKNFWSRLINFDLLVEEGLIRAEDMQLIQFVDTPEQAWQAICHCYQL
- a CDS encoding MBL fold metallo-hydrolase RNA specificity domain-containing protein codes for the protein MPLDASLTFLGAAEQVTGSCYLLKLQDQQILLDCGMTQGENQITEWNKFRFAFRPKDIDYVILSHAHIDHSGLLPLLVAKGFQGKIYCTQGTALLLGVLLKDSVHLYLKDLEWQNKQLARQGKKLLDPVMAVQDVELVLECCHPVGYKQKVTVCEGLELEFLDAGHILGSAIVQLAIKQGKAMRQLVFSGDLGNPATVLMPDPSPVKTADLVLMESTYGDRNHQPLQNTLEEFATALEEAHKAGGNVFIPAFALGRSQEILYYLGLLYHQGRLKQKMVVLDSPMAIEITKIYSELMAEFDRKDTKVLQGYGARDLQSFLPILRLASSMEESMALNRVSGGAIVIAGSGMCNGGRIVHHLKHNLWKSSNHLIFVGFQAKGTLGRRLVDGEKRVKLFGQNIAVKATVHTIGGFSAHAGQDELVGWARMIGGQPRFYLVHGEPKAQQALQSRMMDYGLHCQIAEKGQQIKL
- a CDS encoding chorismate mutase; the encoded protein is MSIDLDHIRQQISSTDKDLLQLLATRRQLALSVADAKLAQNKPIRDQKREEELLVSLIERGKTLGLDAQYVTKIYHVIIEDSVLQQQAKVQGQLNGDNGPVCRVAFLGRQGSYSYWATQKYFTRRAEKLIEIGCDSFNEIVQAVETGHADYAVLPIENTSSGSINEVYDLLQHTRLSIVGELTHPIEHCLLGVEGTELSKIRQICAHPQVIAQCSNYLQGLSNVKIEYCDASSDAFERVRKAQDKSVVAIGGEEGGKLYGLEVLGRGLANQKDNASRFIVVARKAINVAKAIPAKTTFIMYTGQQPGALVDALTVLKQHGISMGKLESRPIPGNPWEEMFYVDVFANLGDYAMTRALDELNRITRFVKVLGCYPSEDVSPTVVTQRPL